One part of the Neodiprion virginianus isolate iyNeoVirg1 chromosome 3, iyNeoVirg1.1, whole genome shotgun sequence genome encodes these proteins:
- the LOC124300267 gene encoding RILP-like protein homolog isoform X6, with protein MPFHLIMHSEMEEYEADVSVVDVYDIASEIGKECEKLIDVFGADSVTSLMPKVINALELLERLATKNERENTTVQELRSKISQLENDKIEKAEDRQRFEKELEQIEDHWRQESRDLVGMVTRLQDENRRLATALQESRSDSEDSGKQTFTASQEVDVAVLQRLRTMIDQQRDQIRARDRELSQKTLEIENLSGQVEKLGVVGRELRRKQRQAQMQARGLVEERADFLAQLQDQNRELINLRARLGLARKENEDLTKCQPAPDFANKAVYDLDDPDRPRFTTAELKEILHERNELKARVSDMEDELELYRPKPETYVEMLTLSSTARIFSPKMTKMHQYKDHYPSSQMMHLGKSHQNLGFANSSAKYFLKAVAVF; from the exons ATGCCTTTTCATTTAATAATGCATTCAGAAATGGAAGAATACGAGGCGGACGTGTCCGTGGTGGACGTGTACGATATCGCTTCGGAAATTGGAAAggagtgtgaaaaattgatagatGTTTTCGGGGCGGATTCTGTAACTAGTCTTATGCCAAAAGTCATCAACGCGTTAGAGCTCTTGGAACGATTAGCGACTAAAAATGAACGTGAAAATACTACTGTTCAAGAACTCAGATCCAAGATTTCACAGTTGGagaatgataaaattgaaaaggcAGAGGATAGGCAAAGATTTGAAAAG GAATTGGAACAAATCGAGGATCATTGGCGACAAGAATCGCGAGACTTGGTGGGTATGGTAACTAGACTACAAGACGAAAATCGCCGGCTAGCTACAGCCTTGCAAGAATCGCGTAGCGACAGTGAGGACAGCGGTAAACAAA CATTCACTGCTAGTCAAGAGGTAGATGTTGCGGTACTGCAACGTTTAAGAACCATGATCGATCAACAAAGGGACCAAATTCGAGCTAGGGATAGAGAACTGTCTCAAAAAActttggaaattgaaaat TTAAGTGGTCAAGTTGAAAAACTAGGCGTTGTGGGCCGAGAATTAAGACGTAAACAGCGTCAGGCACAAATGCAAGCTAGAGGGCTTGTTGAAGAACGAGCAGATTTTCTTGCCCAACTTCAAGACCAGAATCGAGAACTAATTAATCTTCGAGCACGTCTTGGTCTAGCTAGAAAGGAAAATGAGGACCTAACAAAGTGCCAGCCAGCTCCTGATTTTGCTAACAAAGCAGTATACGATTTGGATGACCCAGACCGGCCTAGATTTACCACTGCTGAACTCAAAGAAATCTTACATGAAAGGAATGAACTAAAAGCTAGAGTTTCCGACATGGAGGATGAGCTTGAACTCTACCGCCCTAAGCCTGAGACGTACGTCGAGATGTTAACGCTATCTAGCACAGCAcgtatatttt CCCCGAAGATGACAAAGATGCACCAGTACAAGGACCATTACCCTTCGAGCCAGATGATGCACCTTGGAAAAAGTCATCAGAATCTGGGATTCGCAAATT CTTccgcaaaatattttctgaaagCAGTGGCAGTTTTTTAG
- the LOC124300267 gene encoding RILP-like protein homolog isoform X5 has protein sequence MPFHLIMHSEMEEYEADVSVVDVYDIASEIGKECEKLIDVFGADSVTSLMPKVINALELLERLATKNERENTTVQELRSKISQLENDKIEKAEDRQRFEKELEQIEDHWRQESRDLVGMVTRLQDENRRLATALQESRSDSEDSGKQTFTASQEVDVAVLQRLRTMIDQQRDQIRARDRELSQKTLEIENLSGQVEKLGVVGRELRRKQRQAQMQARGLVEERADFLAQLQDQNRELINLRARLGLARKENEDLTKCQPAPDFANKAVYDLDDPDRPRFTTAELKEILHERNELKARVSDMEDELELYRPKPETPEDDKDAPVQGPLPFEPDDAPWKKSSESGIRKFFRKIFSESSGSFLGSSSPRRSLSSLSKMALSGNGASDTSI, from the exons ATGCCTTTTCATTTAATAATGCATTCAGAAATGGAAGAATACGAGGCGGACGTGTCCGTGGTGGACGTGTACGATATCGCTTCGGAAATTGGAAAggagtgtgaaaaattgatagatGTTTTCGGGGCGGATTCTGTAACTAGTCTTATGCCAAAAGTCATCAACGCGTTAGAGCTCTTGGAACGATTAGCGACTAAAAATGAACGTGAAAATACTACTGTTCAAGAACTCAGATCCAAGATTTCACAGTTGGagaatgataaaattgaaaaggcAGAGGATAGGCAAAGATTTGAAAAG GAATTGGAACAAATCGAGGATCATTGGCGACAAGAATCGCGAGACTTGGTGGGTATGGTAACTAGACTACAAGACGAAAATCGCCGGCTAGCTACAGCCTTGCAAGAATCGCGTAGCGACAGTGAGGACAGCGGTAAACAAA CATTCACTGCTAGTCAAGAGGTAGATGTTGCGGTACTGCAACGTTTAAGAACCATGATCGATCAACAAAGGGACCAAATTCGAGCTAGGGATAGAGAACTGTCTCAAAAAActttggaaattgaaaat TTAAGTGGTCAAGTTGAAAAACTAGGCGTTGTGGGCCGAGAATTAAGACGTAAACAGCGTCAGGCACAAATGCAAGCTAGAGGGCTTGTTGAAGAACGAGCAGATTTTCTTGCCCAACTTCAAGACCAGAATCGAGAACTAATTAATCTTCGAGCACGTCTTGGTCTAGCTAGAAAGGAAAATGAGGACCTAACAAAGTGCCAGCCAGCTCCTGATTTTGCTAACAAAGCAGTATACGATTTGGATGACCCAGACCGGCCTAGATTTACCACTGCTGAACTCAAAGAAATCTTACATGAAAGGAATGAACTAAAAGCTAGAGTTTCCGACATGGAGGATGAGCTTGAACTCTACCGCCCTAAGCCTGAGAC CCCCGAAGATGACAAAGATGCACCAGTACAAGGACCATTACCCTTCGAGCCAGATGATGCACCTTGGAAAAAGTCATCAGAATCTGGGATTCGCAAATT CTTccgcaaaatattttctgaaagCAGTGGCAGTTTTTTAGGCAGTAGCAGCCCAAGGAGAAGTCTTTCTAGTCTCTCCAAAATGGCATTGTCTGGCAATGGTGCAAGTGATACATCGATTTAA
- the LOC124300267 gene encoding RILP-like protein homolog isoform X4 produces MPFHLIMHSEMEEYEADVSVVDVYDIASEIGKECEKLIDVFGADSVTSLMPKVINALELLERLATKNERENTTVQELRSKISQLENDKIEKAEDRQRFEKELEQIEDHWRQESRDLVGMVTRLQDENRRLATALQESRSDSEDSGKQTFTASQEVDVAVLQRLRTMIDQQRDQIRARDRELSQKTLEIENLSGQVEKLGVVGRELRRKQRQAQMQARGLVEERADFLAQLQDQNRELINLRARLGLARKENEDLTKCQPAPDFANKAVYDLDDPDRPRFTTAELKEILHERNELKARVSDMEDELELYRPKPETTLSCASPYSPEDDKDAPVQGPLPFEPDDAPWKKSSESGIRKFFRKIFSESSGSFLGSSSPRRSLSSLSKMALSGNGASDTSI; encoded by the exons ATGCCTTTTCATTTAATAATGCATTCAGAAATGGAAGAATACGAGGCGGACGTGTCCGTGGTGGACGTGTACGATATCGCTTCGGAAATTGGAAAggagtgtgaaaaattgatagatGTTTTCGGGGCGGATTCTGTAACTAGTCTTATGCCAAAAGTCATCAACGCGTTAGAGCTCTTGGAACGATTAGCGACTAAAAATGAACGTGAAAATACTACTGTTCAAGAACTCAGATCCAAGATTTCACAGTTGGagaatgataaaattgaaaaggcAGAGGATAGGCAAAGATTTGAAAAG GAATTGGAACAAATCGAGGATCATTGGCGACAAGAATCGCGAGACTTGGTGGGTATGGTAACTAGACTACAAGACGAAAATCGCCGGCTAGCTACAGCCTTGCAAGAATCGCGTAGCGACAGTGAGGACAGCGGTAAACAAA CATTCACTGCTAGTCAAGAGGTAGATGTTGCGGTACTGCAACGTTTAAGAACCATGATCGATCAACAAAGGGACCAAATTCGAGCTAGGGATAGAGAACTGTCTCAAAAAActttggaaattgaaaat TTAAGTGGTCAAGTTGAAAAACTAGGCGTTGTGGGCCGAGAATTAAGACGTAAACAGCGTCAGGCACAAATGCAAGCTAGAGGGCTTGTTGAAGAACGAGCAGATTTTCTTGCCCAACTTCAAGACCAGAATCGAGAACTAATTAATCTTCGAGCACGTCTTGGTCTAGCTAGAAAGGAAAATGAGGACCTAACAAAGTGCCAGCCAGCTCCTGATTTTGCTAACAAAGCAGTATACGATTTGGATGACCCAGACCGGCCTAGATTTACCACTGCTGAACTCAAAGAAATCTTACATGAAAGGAATGAACTAAAAGCTAGAGTTTCCGACATGGAGGATGAGCTTGAACTCTACCGCCCTAAGCCTGAGAC GACCTTGAGTTGTGCAAGCCCGTATag CCCCGAAGATGACAAAGATGCACCAGTACAAGGACCATTACCCTTCGAGCCAGATGATGCACCTTGGAAAAAGTCATCAGAATCTGGGATTCGCAAATT CTTccgcaaaatattttctgaaagCAGTGGCAGTTTTTTAGGCAGTAGCAGCCCAAGGAGAAGTCTTTCTAGTCTCTCCAAAATGGCATTGTCTGGCAATGGTGCAAGTGATACATCGATTTAA
- the LOC124300267 gene encoding RILP-like protein homolog isoform X1: MPFHLIMHSEMEEYEADVSVVDVYDIASEIGKECEKLIDVFGADSVTSLMPKVINALELLERLATKNERENTTVQELRSKISQLENDKIEKAEDRQRFEKELEQIEDHWRQESRDLVGMVTRLQDENRRLATALQESRSDSEDSGKQTFTASQEVDVAVLQRLRTMIDQQRDQIRARDRELSQKTLEIENLSGQVEKLGVVGRELRRKQRQAQMQARGLVEERADFLAQLQDQNRELINLRARLGLARKENEDLTKCQPAPDFANKAVYDLDDPDRPRFTTAELKEILHERNELKARVSDMEDELELYRPKPETTLSCASPYSGQPAIPFSKGQNYIATSPATVTNVTPPEDDKDAPVQGPLPFEPDDAPWKKSSESGIRKFFRKIFSESSGSFLGSSSPRRSLSSLSKMALSGNGASDTSI; the protein is encoded by the exons ATGCCTTTTCATTTAATAATGCATTCAGAAATGGAAGAATACGAGGCGGACGTGTCCGTGGTGGACGTGTACGATATCGCTTCGGAAATTGGAAAggagtgtgaaaaattgatagatGTTTTCGGGGCGGATTCTGTAACTAGTCTTATGCCAAAAGTCATCAACGCGTTAGAGCTCTTGGAACGATTAGCGACTAAAAATGAACGTGAAAATACTACTGTTCAAGAACTCAGATCCAAGATTTCACAGTTGGagaatgataaaattgaaaaggcAGAGGATAGGCAAAGATTTGAAAAG GAATTGGAACAAATCGAGGATCATTGGCGACAAGAATCGCGAGACTTGGTGGGTATGGTAACTAGACTACAAGACGAAAATCGCCGGCTAGCTACAGCCTTGCAAGAATCGCGTAGCGACAGTGAGGACAGCGGTAAACAAA CATTCACTGCTAGTCAAGAGGTAGATGTTGCGGTACTGCAACGTTTAAGAACCATGATCGATCAACAAAGGGACCAAATTCGAGCTAGGGATAGAGAACTGTCTCAAAAAActttggaaattgaaaat TTAAGTGGTCAAGTTGAAAAACTAGGCGTTGTGGGCCGAGAATTAAGACGTAAACAGCGTCAGGCACAAATGCAAGCTAGAGGGCTTGTTGAAGAACGAGCAGATTTTCTTGCCCAACTTCAAGACCAGAATCGAGAACTAATTAATCTTCGAGCACGTCTTGGTCTAGCTAGAAAGGAAAATGAGGACCTAACAAAGTGCCAGCCAGCTCCTGATTTTGCTAACAAAGCAGTATACGATTTGGATGACCCAGACCGGCCTAGATTTACCACTGCTGAACTCAAAGAAATCTTACATGAAAGGAATGAACTAAAAGCTAGAGTTTCCGACATGGAGGATGAGCTTGAACTCTACCGCCCTAAGCCTGAGAC GACCTTGAGTTGTGCAAGCCCGTATag TGGGCAACCCGCGATTCCATTTAGTAAAGGACAGAATTACATCGCTACTTCTCCTGCCACAGTGACTAATGTTACTCC CCCCGAAGATGACAAAGATGCACCAGTACAAGGACCATTACCCTTCGAGCCAGATGATGCACCTTGGAAAAAGTCATCAGAATCTGGGATTCGCAAATT CTTccgcaaaatattttctgaaagCAGTGGCAGTTTTTTAGGCAGTAGCAGCCCAAGGAGAAGTCTTTCTAGTCTCTCCAAAATGGCATTGTCTGGCAATGGTGCAAGTGATACATCGATTTAA
- the LOC124300267 gene encoding RILP-like protein homolog isoform X3, whose protein sequence is MPFHLIMHSEMEEYEADVSVVDVYDIASEIGKECEKLIDVFGADSVTSLMPKVINALELLERLATKNERENTTVQELRSKISQLENDKIEKAEDRQRFEKELEQIEDHWRQESRDLVGMVTRLQDENRRLATALQESRSDSEDSGKQTFTASQEVDVAVLQRLRTMIDQQRDQIRARDRELSQKTLEIENLSGQVEKLGVVGRELRRKQRQAQMQARGLVEERADFLAQLQDQNRELINLRARLGLARKENEDLTKCQPAPDFANKAVYDLDDPDRPRFTTAELKEILHERNELKARVSDMEDELELYRPKPETGQPAIPFSKGQNYIATSPATVTNVTPPEDDKDAPVQGPLPFEPDDAPWKKSSESGIRKFFRKIFSESSGSFLGSSSPRRSLSSLSKMALSGNGASDTSI, encoded by the exons ATGCCTTTTCATTTAATAATGCATTCAGAAATGGAAGAATACGAGGCGGACGTGTCCGTGGTGGACGTGTACGATATCGCTTCGGAAATTGGAAAggagtgtgaaaaattgatagatGTTTTCGGGGCGGATTCTGTAACTAGTCTTATGCCAAAAGTCATCAACGCGTTAGAGCTCTTGGAACGATTAGCGACTAAAAATGAACGTGAAAATACTACTGTTCAAGAACTCAGATCCAAGATTTCACAGTTGGagaatgataaaattgaaaaggcAGAGGATAGGCAAAGATTTGAAAAG GAATTGGAACAAATCGAGGATCATTGGCGACAAGAATCGCGAGACTTGGTGGGTATGGTAACTAGACTACAAGACGAAAATCGCCGGCTAGCTACAGCCTTGCAAGAATCGCGTAGCGACAGTGAGGACAGCGGTAAACAAA CATTCACTGCTAGTCAAGAGGTAGATGTTGCGGTACTGCAACGTTTAAGAACCATGATCGATCAACAAAGGGACCAAATTCGAGCTAGGGATAGAGAACTGTCTCAAAAAActttggaaattgaaaat TTAAGTGGTCAAGTTGAAAAACTAGGCGTTGTGGGCCGAGAATTAAGACGTAAACAGCGTCAGGCACAAATGCAAGCTAGAGGGCTTGTTGAAGAACGAGCAGATTTTCTTGCCCAACTTCAAGACCAGAATCGAGAACTAATTAATCTTCGAGCACGTCTTGGTCTAGCTAGAAAGGAAAATGAGGACCTAACAAAGTGCCAGCCAGCTCCTGATTTTGCTAACAAAGCAGTATACGATTTGGATGACCCAGACCGGCCTAGATTTACCACTGCTGAACTCAAAGAAATCTTACATGAAAGGAATGAACTAAAAGCTAGAGTTTCCGACATGGAGGATGAGCTTGAACTCTACCGCCCTAAGCCTGAGAC TGGGCAACCCGCGATTCCATTTAGTAAAGGACAGAATTACATCGCTACTTCTCCTGCCACAGTGACTAATGTTACTCC CCCCGAAGATGACAAAGATGCACCAGTACAAGGACCATTACCCTTCGAGCCAGATGATGCACCTTGGAAAAAGTCATCAGAATCTGGGATTCGCAAATT CTTccgcaaaatattttctgaaagCAGTGGCAGTTTTTTAGGCAGTAGCAGCCCAAGGAGAAGTCTTTCTAGTCTCTCCAAAATGGCATTGTCTGGCAATGGTGCAAGTGATACATCGATTTAA
- the LOC124300267 gene encoding RILP-like protein homolog isoform X2: MPFHLIMHSEMEEYEADVSVVDVYDIASEIGKECEKLIDVFGADSVTSLMPKVINALELLERLATKNERENTTVQELRSKISQLENDKIEKAEDRQRFEKELEQIEDHWRQESRDLVGMVTRLQDENRRLATALQESRSDSEDSAFTASQEVDVAVLQRLRTMIDQQRDQIRARDRELSQKTLEIENLSGQVEKLGVVGRELRRKQRQAQMQARGLVEERADFLAQLQDQNRELINLRARLGLARKENEDLTKCQPAPDFANKAVYDLDDPDRPRFTTAELKEILHERNELKARVSDMEDELELYRPKPETTLSCASPYSGQPAIPFSKGQNYIATSPATVTNVTPPEDDKDAPVQGPLPFEPDDAPWKKSSESGIRKFFRKIFSESSGSFLGSSSPRRSLSSLSKMALSGNGASDTSI; encoded by the exons ATGCCTTTTCATTTAATAATGCATTCAGAAATGGAAGAATACGAGGCGGACGTGTCCGTGGTGGACGTGTACGATATCGCTTCGGAAATTGGAAAggagtgtgaaaaattgatagatGTTTTCGGGGCGGATTCTGTAACTAGTCTTATGCCAAAAGTCATCAACGCGTTAGAGCTCTTGGAACGATTAGCGACTAAAAATGAACGTGAAAATACTACTGTTCAAGAACTCAGATCCAAGATTTCACAGTTGGagaatgataaaattgaaaaggcAGAGGATAGGCAAAGATTTGAAAAG GAATTGGAACAAATCGAGGATCATTGGCGACAAGAATCGCGAGACTTGGTGGGTATGGTAACTAGACTACAAGACGAAAATCGCCGGCTAGCTACAGCCTTGCAAGAATCGCGTAGCGACAGTGAGGACAGCG CATTCACTGCTAGTCAAGAGGTAGATGTTGCGGTACTGCAACGTTTAAGAACCATGATCGATCAACAAAGGGACCAAATTCGAGCTAGGGATAGAGAACTGTCTCAAAAAActttggaaattgaaaat TTAAGTGGTCAAGTTGAAAAACTAGGCGTTGTGGGCCGAGAATTAAGACGTAAACAGCGTCAGGCACAAATGCAAGCTAGAGGGCTTGTTGAAGAACGAGCAGATTTTCTTGCCCAACTTCAAGACCAGAATCGAGAACTAATTAATCTTCGAGCACGTCTTGGTCTAGCTAGAAAGGAAAATGAGGACCTAACAAAGTGCCAGCCAGCTCCTGATTTTGCTAACAAAGCAGTATACGATTTGGATGACCCAGACCGGCCTAGATTTACCACTGCTGAACTCAAAGAAATCTTACATGAAAGGAATGAACTAAAAGCTAGAGTTTCCGACATGGAGGATGAGCTTGAACTCTACCGCCCTAAGCCTGAGAC GACCTTGAGTTGTGCAAGCCCGTATag TGGGCAACCCGCGATTCCATTTAGTAAAGGACAGAATTACATCGCTACTTCTCCTGCCACAGTGACTAATGTTACTCC CCCCGAAGATGACAAAGATGCACCAGTACAAGGACCATTACCCTTCGAGCCAGATGATGCACCTTGGAAAAAGTCATCAGAATCTGGGATTCGCAAATT CTTccgcaaaatattttctgaaagCAGTGGCAGTTTTTTAGGCAGTAGCAGCCCAAGGAGAAGTCTTTCTAGTCTCTCCAAAATGGCATTGTCTGGCAATGGTGCAAGTGATACATCGATTTAA
- the LOC124300267 gene encoding RILP-like protein homolog isoform X7: MPFHLIMHSEMEEYEADVSVVDVYDIASEIGKECEKLIDVFGADSVTSLMPKVINALELLERLATKNERENTTVQELRSKISQLENDKIEKAEDRQRFEKELEQIEDHWRQESRDLVGMVTRLQDENRRLATALQESRSDSEDSGKQTFTASQEVDVAVLQRLRTMIDQQRDQIRARDRELSQKTLEIENLSGQVEKLGVVGRELRRKQRQAQMQARGLVEERADFLAQLQDQNRELINLRARLGLARKENEDLTKCQPAPDFANKAVYDLDDPDRPRFTTAELKEILHERNELKARVSDMEDELELYRPKPETTLSCASPYSGQPAIPFSKGQNYIATSPATVTNVTPVCLY, encoded by the exons ATGCCTTTTCATTTAATAATGCATTCAGAAATGGAAGAATACGAGGCGGACGTGTCCGTGGTGGACGTGTACGATATCGCTTCGGAAATTGGAAAggagtgtgaaaaattgatagatGTTTTCGGGGCGGATTCTGTAACTAGTCTTATGCCAAAAGTCATCAACGCGTTAGAGCTCTTGGAACGATTAGCGACTAAAAATGAACGTGAAAATACTACTGTTCAAGAACTCAGATCCAAGATTTCACAGTTGGagaatgataaaattgaaaaggcAGAGGATAGGCAAAGATTTGAAAAG GAATTGGAACAAATCGAGGATCATTGGCGACAAGAATCGCGAGACTTGGTGGGTATGGTAACTAGACTACAAGACGAAAATCGCCGGCTAGCTACAGCCTTGCAAGAATCGCGTAGCGACAGTGAGGACAGCGGTAAACAAA CATTCACTGCTAGTCAAGAGGTAGATGTTGCGGTACTGCAACGTTTAAGAACCATGATCGATCAACAAAGGGACCAAATTCGAGCTAGGGATAGAGAACTGTCTCAAAAAActttggaaattgaaaat TTAAGTGGTCAAGTTGAAAAACTAGGCGTTGTGGGCCGAGAATTAAGACGTAAACAGCGTCAGGCACAAATGCAAGCTAGAGGGCTTGTTGAAGAACGAGCAGATTTTCTTGCCCAACTTCAAGACCAGAATCGAGAACTAATTAATCTTCGAGCACGTCTTGGTCTAGCTAGAAAGGAAAATGAGGACCTAACAAAGTGCCAGCCAGCTCCTGATTTTGCTAACAAAGCAGTATACGATTTGGATGACCCAGACCGGCCTAGATTTACCACTGCTGAACTCAAAGAAATCTTACATGAAAGGAATGAACTAAAAGCTAGAGTTTCCGACATGGAGGATGAGCTTGAACTCTACCGCCCTAAGCCTGAGAC GACCTTGAGTTGTGCAAGCCCGTATag TGGGCAACCCGCGATTCCATTTAGTAAAGGACAGAATTACATCGCTACTTCTCCTGCCACAGTGACTAATGTTACTCC TGTTTGTTTATATTAG
- the LOC124300267 gene encoding RILP-like protein homolog isoform X8, with product MPFHLIMHSEMEEYEADVSVVDVYDIASEIGKECEKLIDVFGADSVTSLMPKVINALELLERLATKNERENTTVQELRSKISQLENDKIEKAEDRQRFEKELEQIEDHWRQESRDLVGMVTRLQDENRRLATALQESRSDSEDSGKQTFTASQEVDVAVLQRLRTMIDQQRDQIRARDRELSQKTLEIENLSGQVEKLGVVGRELRRKQRQAQMQARGLVEERADFLAQLQDQNRELINLRARLGLARKENEDLTKCQPAPDFANKAVYDLDDPDRPRFTTAELKEILHERNELKARVSDMEDELELYRPKPETGQPAIPFSKGQNYIATSPATVTNVTPVCLY from the exons ATGCCTTTTCATTTAATAATGCATTCAGAAATGGAAGAATACGAGGCGGACGTGTCCGTGGTGGACGTGTACGATATCGCTTCGGAAATTGGAAAggagtgtgaaaaattgatagatGTTTTCGGGGCGGATTCTGTAACTAGTCTTATGCCAAAAGTCATCAACGCGTTAGAGCTCTTGGAACGATTAGCGACTAAAAATGAACGTGAAAATACTACTGTTCAAGAACTCAGATCCAAGATTTCACAGTTGGagaatgataaaattgaaaaggcAGAGGATAGGCAAAGATTTGAAAAG GAATTGGAACAAATCGAGGATCATTGGCGACAAGAATCGCGAGACTTGGTGGGTATGGTAACTAGACTACAAGACGAAAATCGCCGGCTAGCTACAGCCTTGCAAGAATCGCGTAGCGACAGTGAGGACAGCGGTAAACAAA CATTCACTGCTAGTCAAGAGGTAGATGTTGCGGTACTGCAACGTTTAAGAACCATGATCGATCAACAAAGGGACCAAATTCGAGCTAGGGATAGAGAACTGTCTCAAAAAActttggaaattgaaaat TTAAGTGGTCAAGTTGAAAAACTAGGCGTTGTGGGCCGAGAATTAAGACGTAAACAGCGTCAGGCACAAATGCAAGCTAGAGGGCTTGTTGAAGAACGAGCAGATTTTCTTGCCCAACTTCAAGACCAGAATCGAGAACTAATTAATCTTCGAGCACGTCTTGGTCTAGCTAGAAAGGAAAATGAGGACCTAACAAAGTGCCAGCCAGCTCCTGATTTTGCTAACAAAGCAGTATACGATTTGGATGACCCAGACCGGCCTAGATTTACCACTGCTGAACTCAAAGAAATCTTACATGAAAGGAATGAACTAAAAGCTAGAGTTTCCGACATGGAGGATGAGCTTGAACTCTACCGCCCTAAGCCTGAGAC TGGGCAACCCGCGATTCCATTTAGTAAAGGACAGAATTACATCGCTACTTCTCCTGCCACAGTGACTAATGTTACTCC TGTTTGTTTATATTAG